From Salinicoccus roseus, one genomic window encodes:
- a CDS encoding ABC-ATPase domain-containing protein, which translates to MKDSKQFEALLKSLDGQKYGAYKRLKGTYRFERFRLAVDNIQSDPYAPPSKMRIIMDRDTAGIPDDLLDGKTKVTAASDFLTRAFADQIQAEKKASKGRASIQIDRCGQEILERTSVMIGEKELEVRFEVGMPAAGRKILGKAAAHIFMDILPKVAEKALLYRNLDQEALKEQTTLMVDQTYVQEELARRNLVAFVANDSILPRKSGVSDRPMEGAVPFASPERFEIEIALPSGRKVTGMGIPEGITLIVGGGYHGKSTLLQALERGVYHHIPGDGREMVITRPDASKIRAEDGRNIEKVNISTFINNLPAKKDTGAFSTENASGSTSQAANVMEALEYGSSLLLIDEDTSATNFMIRDARMQKLIAPEKESITPFSSKVKPLYDDKGVSTILIVGGSGDYFEAADQVLMMDEYRLKDVTDAAKEIAATEGYRRENPFDDQFGEVSSRIPLKSGFSKSGKDGRLKPKGRTSILYGREPIDMSGLEQLVDASQTNCIAVMLDYFRNEVLDDRRTLSEAADVIYAHIEKNGLDSISPYTGHPGNLALPRKQEFCAAINRYRGLKVKSSRS; encoded by the coding sequence ATGAAGGATTCCAAGCAGTTTGAAGCGTTGCTGAAAAGCCTGGATGGGCAGAAATACGGAGCATACAAACGTTTGAAGGGCACATACCGCTTTGAGCGGTTCAGACTTGCCGTGGACAATATCCAGTCCGATCCATATGCACCGCCATCCAAGATGCGTATCATCATGGATAGGGACACAGCCGGCATCCCTGATGACCTGCTGGATGGCAAAACCAAGGTCACCGCAGCATCCGACTTTTTGACACGGGCATTCGCAGATCAGATACAAGCTGAAAAGAAGGCCTCTAAGGGCAGGGCCAGCATCCAGATCGACAGGTGCGGCCAGGAGATTCTGGAACGTACTTCCGTAATGATCGGGGAAAAGGAACTGGAAGTGCGCTTTGAAGTCGGGATGCCTGCAGCAGGCAGAAAGATACTCGGGAAGGCCGCTGCACACATCTTCATGGACATACTCCCAAAGGTGGCCGAGAAGGCTCTGCTGTATAGGAATCTGGACCAGGAGGCGCTCAAGGAGCAAACGACACTCATGGTCGATCAGACATATGTGCAGGAGGAATTGGCACGCAGGAACCTGGTCGCATTTGTGGCGAATGATTCCATCCTCCCCCGGAAAAGCGGCGTCTCGGACAGACCGATGGAGGGTGCCGTACCATTTGCAAGTCCGGAGCGGTTTGAAATTGAAATTGCCCTGCCGAGCGGCCGGAAAGTGACCGGGATGGGCATCCCTGAAGGAATCACCCTGATCGTCGGCGGCGGGTATCATGGTAAGTCGACCCTGCTCCAGGCATTGGAACGCGGGGTATATCACCACATACCGGGGGATGGGCGTGAGATGGTCATCACCCGGCCCGATGCTTCGAAGATACGGGCGGAAGATGGACGGAATATAGAGAAGGTGAACATCAGTACCTTCATCAACAACCTGCCCGCCAAAAAGGATACAGGGGCGTTCTCGACCGAAAATGCCAGCGGAAGCACCTCCCAGGCGGCAAATGTCATGGAGGCGCTGGAATATGGGTCGTCCCTCCTGCTCATTGATGAGGATACATCAGCGACGAACTTCATGATCCGGGATGCAAGGATGCAGAAGCTGATTGCACCGGAGAAGGAGTCGATTACACCATTCTCGAGCAAAGTGAAGCCGCTTTATGATGACAAAGGTGTGTCCACCATCCTGATTGTCGGCGGCTCAGGCGACTATTTTGAAGCGGCCGACCAGGTGCTTATGATGGATGAATACAGGCTGAAGGATGTTACGGATGCTGCCAAGGAAATCGCCGCAACAGAAGGGTATAGGCGTGAGAACCCCTTTGATGACCAGTTCGGCGAGGTGAGTTCCAGAATTCCATTGAAATCAGGGTTCTCCAAATCCGGTAAGGACGGAAGACTGAAGCCGAAAGGCAGAACCAGCATCCTCTATGGCAGGGAACCGATCGACATGTCGGGGCTGGAGCAGCTTGTCGATGCCAGTCAGACGAACTGCATTGCGGTCATGCTGGATTATTTCAGGAATGAGGTATTGGATGACAGACGGACGCTGTCGGAAGCGGCCGACGTCATCTATGCGCATATTGAAAAGAATGGCCTCGATTCCATTTCCCCCTATACCGGCCATCCGGGGAATCTTGCGCTGCCGAGAAAACAGGAATTCTGCGCGGCCATCAACCGTTACCGCGGCTTGAAGGTGAAGAGCAGCAGAAGCTAG
- the thiM gene encoding hydroxyethylthiazole kinase: MNRLERMREENPLVICITNDVVKNFTANGMLAIGASPIMSGEITESEDLMKAASALLINIGTADRAKVHLMDEMMEAADDNGVPIVFDPVGFGASRFRVDVTEDLLARHKVALIKGNAGEMLALSGSESRMKGVDSVEKTNTAEIAEAVYRKYGVPALVTGEKDALATEHGVTTMVNGHGLQGKITGSGCLLGAITAAFIGTSDTFERNAVVDAVSYYNLCAEAAAGKCAIPAPGSFIAGLIDELYLNDDTLLEDSIVGGL; the protein is encoded by the coding sequence ATGAATAGATTGGAAAGAATGAGAGAAGAGAATCCCCTCGTCATCTGCATCACAAATGACGTGGTAAAGAATTTTACTGCAAATGGGATGCTTGCGATCGGGGCCTCTCCCATCATGAGCGGCGAAATCACAGAGTCGGAGGACCTGATGAAGGCAGCATCGGCACTGCTGATCAACATTGGTACAGCTGACCGGGCAAAGGTCCATCTGATGGATGAGATGATGGAGGCGGCGGATGACAATGGTGTGCCCATCGTTTTCGATCCGGTCGGCTTCGGTGCATCGCGTTTCAGGGTGGATGTCACCGAAGATCTGCTGGCCCGGCATAAAGTGGCACTCATCAAGGGGAACGCTGGTGAGATGCTGGCCCTATCCGGTTCGGAAAGCCGCATGAAAGGTGTGGATTCCGTTGAAAAGACGAACACGGCAGAAATAGCCGAAGCTGTCTACCGGAAGTATGGCGTGCCGGCATTGGTCACTGGAGAGAAGGATGCACTGGCGACGGAGCATGGTGTGACGACGATGGTGAACGGTCATGGCCTTCAGGGAAAGATTACAGGATCAGGATGTCTGCTCGGTGCCATAACGGCTGCATTCATCGGGACTTCTGACACCTTCGAAAGGAACGCGGTTGTGGATGCTGTAAGCTACTACAATCTTTGTGCCGAAGCTGCAGCCGGCAAGTGCGCCATACCGGCACCGGGAAGCTTCATTGCGGGTCTCATCGATGAATTATATCTGAATGACGATACTCTGCTTGAAGACAGCATTGTGGGAGGTTTATGA
- a CDS encoding AI-2E family transporter, whose protein sequence is MTHKIWFRTAVAIIFSLLIIRLFMEVQGIFSPIVVVAQTIFLPLLLGGVLFYLTRPILYFLEEKGFPKWSAILAIFILLGVLIWLFYILIAPIVASQINSFVNNAPGIIRSAEEYGRSLLSQRENLPDSVREQANSIAGQFSDWASNVGSWIVSFLTGLVSGVLTLILVPFFLVYILIDHQKFAPFVAHFFTGERRTWIRKTLHDVDETLKAYIVGQLFVSLCVGAMLLIGYLLIGLDYAFLLALIGVATNVIPFLGPYLAVIPALIIALVQDPIMTLYVAIIMIVAQQIEGNLITPNIMGNALNVHPLTVITIILAAGNIAGIWGIILAVPFYAVLKVIVTNIYEKREEITRTARTDLY, encoded by the coding sequence ATGACACATAAAATCTGGTTCCGTACAGCCGTCGCCATTATTTTTTCATTACTGATCATACGCTTGTTCATGGAAGTTCAAGGCATATTTTCTCCGATCGTGGTGGTCGCACAGACCATCTTCCTGCCCCTGCTGCTTGGTGGAGTCCTTTTTTATCTGACAAGACCTATATTGTATTTTCTCGAAGAAAAGGGCTTTCCGAAATGGTCCGCCATCCTGGCTATCTTCATTTTGCTGGGAGTGCTCATTTGGCTGTTTTACATCCTGATTGCACCAATTGTTGCCAGCCAGATCAATTCCTTTGTGAATAATGCGCCCGGAATCATCAGGAGTGCAGAAGAATATGGAAGATCCCTACTGAGCCAGCGTGAGAACCTGCCGGATTCTGTCCGGGAACAGGCCAACAGCATAGCCGGACAATTTTCCGACTGGGCTTCGAATGTCGGCTCGTGGATCGTATCTTTCCTGACTGGTCTGGTTTCTGGGGTGCTTACCCTCATCCTCGTTCCATTCTTCCTGGTGTACATCCTGATCGACCACCAGAAGTTCGCACCGTTTGTCGCCCATTTCTTTACCGGTGAAAGACGGACATGGATCCGCAAAACGCTGCATGATGTGGATGAAACCTTGAAGGCCTATATCGTCGGACAGCTATTCGTCAGTCTGTGTGTTGGGGCCATGCTGCTGATCGGCTATCTGCTCATTGGCCTTGACTATGCCTTCCTTCTTGCGCTCATCGGTGTCGCAACCAATGTCATTCCGTTTTTGGGTCCCTATCTCGCTGTGATTCCAGCATTGATAATCGCTCTTGTTCAGGATCCGATCATGACTTTGTATGTGGCGATCATCATGATTGTCGCCCAGCAGATTGAAGGGAATCTGATCACACCGAATATCATGGGCAACGCACTGAATGTTCATCCCCTGACAGTGATCACGATCATACTCGCAGCTGGAAACATTGCCGGCATCTGGGGCATCATACTCGCCGTCCCCTTCTATGCGGTGCTTAAGGTCATCGTGACGAACATCTATGAAAAACGGGAGGAGATTACAAGGACAGCAAGAACAGACTTATACTGA
- a CDS encoding PTS fructose transporter subunit IIABC, translating to MRITELLTKDTINMNVRASEKDAVITELVEGLHEAGKISEKGKFQEAIHRRESQSTTGVGDGIAIPHAQTAEVLEPAIMFGRSQAGIDYASMDGQPAYLFFMIAAPEGQATTHLDALAKLSTILMNDDARHQLMNASSKDEVIDTIDAFDDSEPTEDAVSEPSDRPFILGVTACPTGIAHTYMAADSLKKKAGEMGYDIKVETNGSAGVKNELTDEDIARAAGIIVAADTNVQMGRFDGRNVVEAPVADGIKRPEELINQALDTSRAPYRAEQSKKQMEGEKGAKGKPSIYKHLMNGVSNMLPFVVAGGILIAISFMFGIHSADPDHAQYNPLAEMINFIGGNAFQLMIPILAGFIAMSIADRPGLAPGMIGGLMASTMGSGFLGGLIAGFLAGYLMVGIKKLLEGLPQVLDGLKPVLLYPLLGVFLTGIIMYYIVDPPATALNDWMNTTLSNMSGGNIVLLGAIVGGMMAIDMGGPINKAAYAFGIAALSANNPEPITAAMIGGMVPPLAIAVATMVFRNRFTQVERSSGPTNLIMGASFITEGAIPFAAADPLRVIPSMVVGSATAGALAMAFATTVNAPHGGLFVALTIGEGRLMFLLSLLIGTLIAAVMLGLLKKPIKQ from the coding sequence ATGAGAATTACAGAACTTTTGACTAAAGACACCATCAATATGAACGTCCGTGCATCGGAAAAGGATGCTGTCATCACGGAACTGGTGGAAGGGCTGCATGAAGCAGGGAAGATTTCCGAGAAGGGAAAGTTCCAGGAAGCCATCCACAGGAGGGAATCTCAGAGCACGACAGGTGTAGGGGATGGCATCGCCATTCCCCATGCACAGACTGCGGAAGTGCTTGAACCCGCAATCATGTTCGGACGCAGCCAGGCAGGCATCGACTACGCCTCCATGGACGGTCAGCCGGCGTATCTGTTCTTCATGATCGCCGCACCCGAGGGCCAGGCCACGACGCACCTGGATGCACTGGCGAAACTGTCCACCATACTGATGAACGACGATGCAAGACACCAGCTGATGAATGCTTCATCAAAAGACGAAGTCATCGATACGATCGACGCCTTCGATGACTCCGAGCCGACGGAAGATGCTGTTTCGGAGCCATCCGACCGCCCATTCATCCTGGGGGTCACAGCCTGTCCGACAGGGATCGCCCACACCTATATGGCAGCTGACTCACTGAAGAAGAAGGCAGGGGAAATGGGTTACGACATCAAAGTTGAGACGAACGGATCTGCAGGCGTGAAAAACGAACTGACGGATGAGGATATCGCCCGTGCTGCCGGCATCATCGTCGCAGCGGATACAAACGTCCAGATGGGACGCTTCGATGGCAGGAATGTCGTGGAAGCACCTGTTGCGGATGGCATCAAACGCCCTGAAGAATTGATCAATCAGGCACTCGATACATCAAGGGCCCCATACCGTGCAGAACAGTCCAAAAAGCAGATGGAAGGGGAGAAGGGTGCCAAGGGCAAGCCTTCCATCTACAAGCACCTGATGAACGGTGTCTCCAACATGCTGCCGTTCGTTGTCGCCGGCGGTATACTGATTGCGATCAGTTTCATGTTCGGCATCCACTCCGCCGATCCGGACCACGCACAGTATAATCCGCTTGCAGAAATGATCAACTTCATCGGTGGCAATGCCTTCCAGCTGATGATTCCAATCCTCGCCGGTTTCATCGCAATGAGCATCGCTGACAGGCCAGGTCTCGCTCCAGGCATGATCGGCGGGCTCATGGCATCGACGATGGGCTCAGGCTTCCTCGGTGGTCTGATTGCAGGTTTTCTCGCAGGCTATCTCATGGTCGGCATCAAGAAACTTCTTGAAGGCCTGCCGCAGGTGCTTGATGGATTGAAACCTGTCCTGCTCTACCCGCTGCTTGGCGTGTTCCTGACAGGGATCATCATGTACTACATCGTCGATCCGCCTGCTACGGCACTCAATGATTGGATGAATACGACGCTCAGCAATATGAGCGGGGGCAACATCGTCCTCCTCGGTGCAATCGTCGGCGGCATGATGGCCATCGACATGGGCGGCCCGATCAACAAGGCTGCCTATGCCTTCGGTATCGCAGCGCTTTCTGCGAACAACCCGGAACCGATCACCGCAGCGATGATCGGCGGGATGGTACCGCCACTTGCGATTGCTGTGGCAACCATGGTGTTCAGGAACAGGTTCACCCAGGTGGAGAGGTCCTCCGGGCCGACCAACCTGATCATGGGTGCATCCTTCATCACCGAAGGGGCCATTCCATTCGCAGCCGCCGACCCGCTCCGGGTCATTCCATCCATGGTAGTCGGTTCTGCAACAGCAGGCGCCCTTGCAATGGCATTTGCAACGACGGTCAATGCCCCGCATGGCGGACTCTTTGTTGCACTGACCATTGGAGAAGGCAGACTCATGTTCCTGCTTTCACTCCTTATAGGTACGCTGATAGCTGCAGTGATGCTTGGACTCCTGAAAAAACCAATCAAACAATAG
- the tenA gene encoding thiaminase II, protein MLTEELRNEAEPIIEAIYNDTFIQGLIHENIEADAIIHYLKADSLYLKEFAKLYAMLIAKTNSRETGEYLLGQMEFLLEGESEAHAVLSQSVGMTYEEITDEGVWYPSADHYIKHMYFNALTRENIAFTLSAMVPCPYVYRRLAEKVMARHTFEADHPYRGWFEFYARDMDDTLDVMQTIIDNEAEKMSEDDLRQIKRNFMESTEHERRFFNMAATKERWMEVGIHV, encoded by the coding sequence ATGCTGACTGAAGAATTGAGGAATGAAGCGGAACCCATCATCGAGGCGATCTATAATGACACTTTCATCCAGGGACTGATACATGAAAACATTGAGGCGGATGCAATCATCCATTATTTGAAGGCGGATTCACTCTACTTGAAGGAGTTCGCGAAACTTTATGCCATGCTGATTGCCAAAACGAATTCCAGGGAGACTGGAGAATACCTTCTGGGACAGATGGAATTCCTGCTTGAAGGGGAAAGCGAAGCGCATGCCGTATTGTCACAGTCAGTCGGTATGACATATGAAGAGATCACAGACGAAGGTGTATGGTATCCGTCTGCCGACCACTACATCAAACATATGTACTTCAATGCACTTACAAGGGAGAATATCGCGTTCACCTTAAGCGCGATGGTCCCATGTCCATATGTATACAGAAGGCTTGCAGAGAAGGTGATGGCACGTCATACATTTGAAGCCGATCATCCCTACCGTGGCTGGTTTGAATTTTATGCCAGGGATATGGATGACACGCTGGATGTGATGCAGACGATCATCGATAACGAAGCCGAAAAGATGTCGGAAGATGATCTGAGGCAGATCAAAAGGAATTTCATGGAAAGCACAGAACATGAAAGACGCTTCTTCAATATGGCAGCCACGAAGGAACGCTGGATGGAGGTGGGTATCCATGTCTAG
- the pfkB gene encoding 1-phosphofructokinase, which yields MIYTVTFNPSVDYIVRLDALEIGALNRTSDTAKYAGGKGINVSRILNALEVPSTALGFAGGFTGSFIEEALQTQGIHHDFIKVAGDTRINIKLKTGEETEINAAGPMIDTSDIDRLKDQLSKLTTEDHVVFAGSVPSGHDDLYANLARLLESKGVEFTIDAEGDKLTSTLEHGPYLIKPNLFELEGITGRKPSSKAEMIEAAASLLDLGAKNILLTLGSDGALFINPEHRYYIPSPAGTLKNSVGAGDSTVAGFISRKGHPLTEQLRYAIACGSATAFSDDLATRGDIEDLLEKIEIHTIEEVK from the coding sequence ATGATATATACAGTCACATTCAATCCTTCGGTGGATTATATCGTCCGGCTGGATGCGCTTGAAATCGGTGCTCTCAATCGGACCAGCGACACTGCAAAATATGCTGGAGGTAAAGGGATTAATGTTTCCAGGATTCTGAATGCCCTGGAAGTGCCGTCGACGGCACTCGGTTTTGCCGGTGGGTTTACAGGAAGTTTCATAGAAGAGGCGCTTCAGACTCAGGGTATACATCATGACTTCATCAAAGTTGCAGGGGACACGCGGATAAATATTAAACTGAAAACTGGTGAAGAGACGGAAATCAATGCCGCAGGGCCGATGATTGACACTTCAGATATCGATAGGCTGAAAGACCAGCTGTCAAAACTCACTACAGAAGATCATGTCGTATTTGCTGGAAGTGTTCCTTCGGGGCATGACGACTTGTACGCAAATCTGGCCCGCCTCCTTGAGAGCAAAGGGGTAGAATTCACGATCGATGCCGAAGGCGACAAACTGACATCGACACTCGAACACGGTCCATATCTGATCAAACCGAACTTGTTTGAACTTGAAGGCATCACCGGCAGGAAACCGTCGAGCAAAGCTGAGATGATAGAGGCGGCAGCCAGCCTGCTCGATCTTGGAGCAAAGAACATTCTGCTCACCCTCGGCAGCGATGGTGCGCTATTCATCAACCCGGAGCATAGGTACTATATTCCGTCGCCTGCAGGAACATTGAAGAATTCGGTCGGGGCAGGGGATTCCACTGTAGCAGGATTCATCAGCAGAAAAGGCCATCCTCTCACCGAACAGCTCAGATACGCGATTGCATGCGGCAGTGCGACTGCCTTCAGTGACGACCTTGCCACACGCGGAGACATTGAAGATCTGCTTGAGAAGATAGAAATCCATACGATAGAAGAGGTGAAATGA
- the thiD gene encoding bifunctional hydroxymethylpyrimidine kinase/phosphomethylpyrimidine kinase, with translation MSRIPIALTVAGTDPTGGAGVLADSKTFHSRGVYGMAAVTSLTAQNTTGVQDVFNVPADFLEKQLESIMSDEVPHAMKSGMVATVDMMVVLANMVADFKIPFVIDPVMIATSGDALMEEETIEFLRSTLVPKSMTVTPNIHEAEKITGHRIRGEADIRKVGRIFLEELGAHSVTIKGGHLQGDAVDYLFTRDDTVILSEPRIETQHTHGTGCTFSAVMTAEIAKGKTLEESFRLAKKYITSAIRNSPGIGKGNGPVNHFSFREEELHE, from the coding sequence ATGTCTAGAATCCCCATTGCCCTAACTGTCGCGGGAACCGATCCCACCGGCGGTGCGGGGGTGCTGGCCGACAGCAAGACCTTTCATTCGAGGGGAGTATACGGTATGGCGGCGGTGACCTCCCTGACCGCCCAGAACACCACCGGCGTACAGGATGTATTCAATGTGCCTGCAGACTTTCTGGAAAAACAGCTTGAAAGCATAATGAGTGACGAGGTGCCCCACGCGATGAAAAGTGGGATGGTCGCAACAGTGGATATGATGGTCGTGCTTGCGAATATGGTGGCGGACTTCAAAATTCCCTTCGTCATCGACCCGGTCATGATCGCCACGAGCGGTGATGCGCTGATGGAGGAGGAAACCATCGAATTCCTGAGGAGCACACTGGTTCCGAAGTCCATGACCGTAACGCCCAACATCCATGAGGCCGAAAAGATTACAGGCCATAGAATCAGGGGTGAGGCGGATATCAGAAAGGTCGGACGCATCTTCCTTGAGGAACTCGGTGCACACAGCGTGACGATCAAGGGCGGACATCTGCAGGGGGATGCAGTGGATTATCTTTTCACCCGGGATGATACCGTCATATTGAGCGAACCGCGTATAGAAACGCAGCACACCCATGGCACAGGATGTACATTCTCTGCTGTGATGACGGCAGAAATTGCGAAAGGAAAGACGCTTGAAGAGAGCTTCCGGCTGGCCAAAAAGTATATTACATCCGCCATCAGAAACAGTCCGGGCATTGGCAAGGGCAATGGGCCGGTCAATCACTTCAGTTTCAGGGAGGAAGAACTGCATGAATAG
- a CDS encoding threonine aldolase family protein, which translates to MTRFDNDYTEGAHPRIMEKLAETNEEQLPGYGRDHYSDEAKALITRLCDNDVDVHFMVGGTQANLTIISSALRTHQGVIAPDSGHIAADETGAIEATGHKVLVIENEDGKISAMQIQDFVAGHWTSPIREHMAQPKMVCISQPTESGTMYSKQELEEIRKVCDDHNLHLMVDGARLGYALAAEDNDVTLADLARLCDVFYIGGTKVGALFGEAVVISNSALKEDFRYIIKQKGGMLAKGRLLGIQFKVLFQDDLYVDISRHALKMAKRLQEGFESKGIHMHYPSPTNQLFPVLTTEQIDELSRKYAFQPWEELDEDRKVIRFCTSWSTKENDVEALIADIGKL; encoded by the coding sequence ATGACCCGATTCGACAATGACTATACTGAAGGTGCACACCCAAGGATTATGGAAAAGCTTGCAGAGACGAATGAAGAACAGCTTCCCGGCTACGGCAGGGACCACTATTCGGATGAGGCGAAGGCGCTGATCACAAGATTATGTGATAACGATGTGGATGTACATTTCATGGTCGGCGGTACGCAGGCGAATCTGACCATCATTTCATCAGCTCTCCGGACCCATCAGGGGGTCATCGCCCCGGATTCCGGACATATCGCAGCTGATGAAACCGGAGCGATAGAAGCGACAGGCCACAAAGTACTGGTGATTGAAAATGAAGATGGGAAGATCAGTGCGATGCAGATCCAGGATTTTGTGGCTGGACACTGGACCAGTCCCATCCGTGAGCATATGGCCCAGCCGAAGATGGTCTGCATCTCCCAGCCGACCGAGTCGGGGACCATGTATTCCAAGCAGGAACTGGAGGAGATCCGGAAGGTCTGTGATGATCATAATCTTCATCTCATGGTGGACGGGGCGAGGCTCGGTTATGCACTTGCCGCTGAAGACAATGATGTCACCCTGGCCGACCTGGCCAGGTTATGTGACGTCTTCTACATCGGTGGCACAAAGGTGGGGGCATTATTCGGGGAGGCAGTCGTAATATCGAACAGCGCCCTCAAAGAGGATTTCCGCTATATCATCAAGCAGAAGGGCGGCATGCTGGCAAAGGGGCGGCTGCTCGGCATCCAGTTCAAAGTGCTGTTTCAAGACGACCTGTATGTGGACATATCACGTCATGCCCTGAAAATGGCAAAACGCCTCCAGGAAGGCTTTGAAAGCAAAGGGATCCACATGCATTATCCATCGCCGACCAATCAGCTGTTTCCCGTGCTGACGACGGAACAGATTGATGAATTGAGCCGAAAGTATGCTTTCCAGCCATGGGAAGAACTGGATGAAGACAGGAAAGTGATCCGCTTCTGTACCAGCTGGTCGACCAAAGAAAACGATGTAGAAGCATTGATTGCAGACATAGGGAAGCTATAA
- the thiE gene encoding thiamine phosphate synthase, which produces MDRELLRLYFICGSEDAEGDAVQTVREALEGGATMFQLREKGQHPLEGDALVRFASDIKRVCKEYDVPFIVNDDWKLAEMVKADGIHLGQDDMAVSDLPGYFDDKIIGLSVRNRNELEVSNLEKVDYIGTGPVFTTSSKADAGTAIGVEGLVEMRRLIGDMPMVAIGGIDDTNYKSCLDSGADGISLISAIAWAEDVGAAASRFLEE; this is translated from the coding sequence ATGGATCGCGAACTTCTCAGGCTCTATTTCATCTGCGGCAGTGAAGATGCTGAGGGTGATGCGGTTCAAACCGTACGTGAAGCGCTGGAAGGCGGTGCCACGATGTTCCAGCTCAGGGAGAAGGGGCAGCATCCACTCGAGGGGGATGCACTGGTCCGTTTTGCTTCAGACATTAAAAGGGTGTGCAAAGAGTACGATGTGCCATTCATCGTCAATGACGACTGGAAACTGGCAGAAATGGTGAAGGCCGACGGTATCCACCTCGGTCAGGATGACATGGCGGTATCCGACCTCCCTGGTTATTTCGATGACAAGATCATCGGGTTATCTGTAAGGAATCGGAACGAACTTGAAGTGAGCAATCTGGAAAAGGTCGACTATATCGGTACAGGCCCTGTCTTCACCACATCTTCAAAGGCAGATGCAGGCACAGCAATCGGGGTAGAGGGTCTGGTTGAAATGCGGCGGCTGATCGGTGATATGCCGATGGTTGCAATCGGTGGCATCGACGACACAAACTACAAGTCCTGTCTGGACAGCGGAGCCGATGGCATATCCCTGATTTCCGCAATCGCATGGGCAGAAGATGTCGGAGCTGCCGCTTCCAGATTCCTCGAAGAATGA
- the chrA gene encoding chromate efflux transporter, with amino-acid sequence MEILVVSTRLGLTSFGGPIAHLGYFHEEYVRRRKWMDEAAYADLVALCQFLPGPASSQVGIGIGVVRGGLIGGLVSFLGFTLPSVIALILFALMLNTYGFEDAGWIDGMKVVAVVVVAHAIIGMAQKLTPDLERRTIALGALVITLLWQTVFTQVGVILLAGIIGFILYRNHSTDDGDTVHFPISKRVGYVCLSLFFVLLVLLPVLREATSNQWMAMLDSFYRSGALVFGGGHVVLPLLEREFVPTGWMTAQEFLAGYGPAQAVPGPLFTFAAYLGTIISGWQGGLFAVFAIFLPAFLLILGSLPFWNMLRSNPNIKGALTGINAAVVGILISALYNPIWTSSINQTADFVLAAILFSMLVHWKLPPWVVVLAGAAGGTLIAVL; translated from the coding sequence ATGGAAATATTGGTTGTTTCCACAAGACTCGGCCTGACCTCTTTCGGGGGGCCGATTGCGCATTTGGGCTATTTCCATGAAGAATACGTACGGAGGAGGAAATGGATGGATGAGGCGGCCTATGCCGACCTGGTGGCCCTCTGCCAGTTCCTCCCTGGGCCTGCAAGCAGTCAGGTCGGCATCGGAATCGGTGTCGTCCGCGGTGGACTGATCGGGGGGCTGGTCTCCTTCCTCGGCTTCACCCTCCCCTCTGTAATCGCACTCATACTGTTTGCACTTATGCTCAATACTTATGGCTTCGAAGATGCAGGATGGATCGATGGAATGAAGGTTGTTGCAGTGGTCGTCGTGGCCCATGCGATCATCGGCATGGCACAGAAACTGACGCCTGATCTCGAGCGCAGGACCATCGCCCTGGGTGCGCTCGTCATCACTTTATTATGGCAGACCGTCTTTACGCAGGTAGGCGTCATTCTGCTTGCGGGGATAATCGGATTCATCCTTTACCGCAATCACTCGACAGATGACGGTGATACCGTTCACTTTCCTATTTCAAAGCGTGTGGGGTACGTATGCCTCTCCCTCTTTTTTGTACTGCTCGTTCTGCTTCCGGTCCTTCGTGAAGCGACCTCGAATCAGTGGATGGCAATGCTCGACAGCTTCTATCGTTCAGGTGCGCTCGTTTTCGGAGGCGGCCATGTCGTGCTGCCGCTTCTGGAACGGGAGTTCGTGCCCACAGGCTGGATGACGGCACAGGAATTCCTTGCAGGCTATGGTCCAGCGCAGGCCGTACCCGGTCCGCTGTTCACCTTCGCCGCCTACCTCGGCACCATAATCAGTGGGTGGCAGGGAGGACTGTTTGCGGTGTTTGCAATCTTCCTGCCGGCATTCCTGCTCATACTGGGAAGTCTGCCATTCTGGAATATGCTGCGCAGCAATCCAAACATAAAAGGTGCACTGACGGGCATCAATGCTGCGGTCGTCGGCATATTGATCTCAGCCCTATACAACCCGATATGGACGAGCAGCATCAACCAGACGGCCGACTTTGTTCTTGCCGCCATACTTTTCAGCATGCTTGTCCACTGGAAACTCCCGCCATGGGTGGTTGTATTGGCGGGTGCCGCAGGTGGCACGCTGATTGCCGTTCTATAG